One region of Pyramidobacter sp. YE332 genomic DNA includes:
- the yajC gene encoding preprotein translocase subunit YajC, with amino-acid sequence MESKGLYYTLLYVGVLILFYYAFILIPGKKRKRAHDEMQRGVKAGDRVVTIGGVKGTVLEADEETLVIETGGSRIEILRGAVQMVCK; translated from the coding sequence ATGGAAAGCAAGGGCCTGTACTACACGCTGCTCTATGTCGGCGTTCTGATCCTTTTCTATTACGCCTTCATTCTGATCCCGGGAAAGAAACGGAAGCGCGCGCACGATGAGATGCAGCGGGGCGTGAAGGCCGGCGACCGCGTCGTGACCATCGGCGGCGTCAAGGGAACGGTGCTCGAGGCCGATGAGGAAACTTTGGTCATTGAAACGGGCGGCAGCCGCATCGAGATTCTTCGCGGCGCTGTGCAGATGGTCTGCAAATAA
- a CDS encoding amidohydrolase, with product MIERRRDFHRYPETGWTEFRTTAKVAEIMDRLGYTLRFGGDFMRPETIMGRVIDVEAQMRRAVDQGADPAWVKKTGGITGLCAELDTGRDGPVVAMRFDIDCVDTDEAADEGHLPAREGFRSVNKGWMHACGHDGHTAIGLAVAEYVSEHKDSLKGKIRFLFQPAEEGVRGGYAMTQAGLLDDADWFIALHLGLGVPTGTVYGGTYGFLCTTKIDVDFTGKGAHAGGEPNQGKNALLAAASAALNLHAIAPHRDGPTRINVGVLQAGEGRNVVPPKASMKIETRGATDDILKYVYERAVQVIQGAAAMYDCTAEIFKRGEANTADSDREIVDIICDAAREVKGVTKVFPKQLMSGSDDACWMMKRVQDRGGKATYVGLGATIAAGHHNDHFDFDEACLPIGCDVLCGAIRRLSGK from the coding sequence ATGATCGAACGCCGCCGCGATTTTCACCGCTATCCCGAGACCGGCTGGACGGAGTTCCGCACCACGGCCAAAGTCGCCGAAATCATGGATCGGCTCGGCTATACCTTGAGATTCGGAGGGGACTTCATGAGACCGGAAACGATCATGGGACGGGTGATCGACGTTGAAGCGCAGATGCGGCGCGCCGTCGATCAGGGGGCCGACCCCGCATGGGTGAAAAAAACGGGCGGCATCACCGGCCTCTGCGCCGAGCTGGACACGGGACGCGACGGCCCCGTCGTCGCCATGCGCTTCGACATCGATTGCGTGGATACCGACGAAGCCGCGGACGAAGGGCACCTTCCCGCCAGGGAAGGTTTCCGCTCCGTCAACAAGGGCTGGATGCACGCCTGCGGTCACGACGGGCACACCGCGATCGGCCTGGCGGTGGCCGAATACGTCTCCGAACACAAAGACTCCCTCAAAGGCAAGATCCGTTTTCTCTTTCAGCCGGCGGAAGAGGGCGTGCGCGGCGGCTACGCGATGACGCAGGCCGGCCTGCTGGACGACGCGGACTGGTTCATCGCGCTCCATCTCGGCCTCGGCGTGCCGACAGGAACGGTCTACGGCGGCACCTATGGTTTCCTCTGCACTACGAAAATCGACGTCGATTTCACCGGCAAGGGGGCCCACGCCGGCGGCGAGCCCAATCAGGGGAAAAACGCGCTGCTGGCGGCCGCCTCGGCCGCGCTGAACCTCCACGCCATCGCCCCGCATCGCGACGGGCCGACGCGCATCAACGTCGGCGTGCTTCAGGCCGGCGAAGGACGCAACGTCGTGCCTCCCAAGGCGTCCATGAAGATCGAGACGCGAGGCGCGACCGACGACATTCTCAAATATGTGTACGAGCGCGCCGTTCAAGTCATTCAGGGGGCCGCCGCCATGTACGACTGCACGGCGGAGATCTTCAAACGCGGCGAGGCGAACACCGCCGACAGCGATCGGGAGATCGTCGACATCATCTGCGACGCGGCCCGCGAGGTTAAGGGCGTCACGAAAGTCTTCCCCAAACAGCTGATGTCGGGAAGCGACGACGCCTGCTGGATGATGAAGCGCGTGCAGGATCGCGGCGGCAAAGCCACGTACGTCGGTCTGGGGGCGACCATCGCCGCGGGACACCACAACGACCATTTCGACTTCGACGAGGCCTGCCTGCCCATCGGCTGCGACGTCCTCTGCGGCGCTATCAGGCGTCTCTCCGGAAAATAA
- the typA gene encoding translational GTPase TypA, translating to MYSVDKIRNLAIVAHIDHGKTTLIDSIFRGAHTFRENAQIAERVMDSGELERERGITITSKHCTVEWNEYLINIIDTPGHADFSGEVERVLSMVDSVLLLVDANEGPMPQTRYVLSRALAMGLKPIVIINKVDRPAATPYQALEKTFDLFLELGATDEQADFPVLYGSGLAGWLVRNLEKDAHEGMDALFQTIVDRVPPPPATADKPFLMQVSTLAWNDYVGQIACGRVVAGTLHKNDPFVHSRTKWIDENDRKKGWETVSSNQEKAVHLWVTRGLERVEVDEVFAGDIVWLSGPKSISIGDTMASEALNGETLHPLDIEEPTVSMFFLVNNSPFAGRDGTPLTLRQLKGRLERECQTNVALRVEDLGRPDGLKVSGRGELQMAILVEQMIREGSELCVSRPEVITKTDESGHLLEPIEQLIVDVPETYQGVVIEKLAGRKAEMVSMNNLSTGIVRMEFDIPTRGLLGYRNTFLTDTRGLGIMSSRFRGYDLWRGEVVSRNRGSMVSMDTGTATSYQLENLQERGVLFISPGTEVYAGEVIGEHSRPNDIPCNPTKRKAQTNYRSSTKEMGIHLDVPRTVVLDRALEWIADDELVEATPKEVRIRKTILDMTERKKAGKIKNEA from the coding sequence ATGTATTCAGTAGACAAAATCCGAAATTTGGCGATCGTGGCTCACATCGACCACGGCAAGACCACGCTGATCGACTCCATTTTCCGCGGCGCTCACACGTTCCGTGAAAACGCACAGATCGCGGAGCGTGTCATGGACAGCGGCGAACTCGAGCGCGAGCGCGGCATCACGATCACGTCCAAACATTGCACCGTCGAATGGAACGAATACCTGATCAACATCATCGACACGCCCGGGCACGCCGATTTTTCCGGCGAGGTAGAGCGCGTCCTCTCGATGGTCGACAGCGTTCTCCTTCTGGTCGACGCCAACGAAGGGCCGATGCCTCAGACGCGTTACGTCCTTTCCCGCGCGCTGGCCATGGGGCTGAAACCGATCGTCATCATCAACAAGGTGGATCGTCCCGCAGCGACGCCTTACCAAGCGCTCGAGAAGACTTTCGATCTGTTTCTCGAACTCGGCGCTACGGACGAGCAGGCCGATTTTCCCGTGCTTTACGGTTCGGGACTGGCCGGGTGGCTGGTGCGCAATCTCGAAAAGGATGCCCATGAAGGGATGGATGCCTTGTTTCAGACCATCGTCGACAGGGTTCCGCCGCCTCCCGCCACCGCCGACAAACCATTTCTCATGCAGGTCAGCACGCTGGCCTGGAACGATTATGTCGGACAGATCGCCTGCGGCCGCGTCGTCGCGGGGACGCTGCACAAGAACGACCCGTTCGTCCACAGCCGCACCAAATGGATCGACGAAAACGACCGCAAAAAAGGCTGGGAGACGGTTTCCTCCAATCAGGAGAAAGCCGTGCACCTCTGGGTCACGCGCGGCCTTGAACGCGTGGAGGTCGACGAAGTTTTCGCCGGCGACATCGTCTGGCTTTCCGGTCCCAAGTCGATCAGCATCGGCGATACGATGGCCTCCGAAGCGCTGAACGGCGAAACGCTCCACCCGCTCGACATCGAGGAGCCGACGGTTTCCATGTTCTTCCTCGTCAACAACAGCCCCTTTGCCGGACGCGACGGCACGCCGCTGACGCTGCGCCAGCTCAAGGGACGGCTCGAGCGCGAATGCCAGACGAACGTCGCCCTGAGAGTCGAAGATCTGGGGCGCCCCGACGGCCTGAAGGTTTCCGGGCGCGGCGAGCTGCAGATGGCCATTCTGGTGGAACAGATGATCCGCGAAGGCTCGGAACTCTGCGTTTCCCGCCCCGAAGTCATCACCAAGACCGACGAGTCGGGGCATCTTCTCGAGCCGATCGAACAGCTGATCGTCGACGTCCCCGAAACGTACCAGGGCGTGGTCATCGAGAAACTGGCGGGGCGCAAGGCCGAAATGGTCAGCATGAACAATCTTTCCACGGGCATCGTCCGCATGGAATTCGACATTCCCACCCGCGGGTTGCTGGGGTACCGCAACACGTTCCTGACGGACACGCGCGGCCTCGGCATCATGTCTTCGCGTTTCCGCGGCTACGACCTGTGGCGCGGCGAAGTCGTCAGCCGCAACCGAGGCTCGATGGTCAGCATGGACACGGGGACCGCGACGAGCTATCAGCTGGAGAACCTTCAGGAGCGCGGCGTGCTCTTCATCAGTCCCGGCACGGAAGTCTACGCCGGCGAAGTGATCGGCGAACATTCCCGCCCCAACGACATTCCCTGCAACCCCACCAAGAGAAAAGCCCAGACGAACTACCGCTCGTCGACCAAGGAGATGGGGATCCACCTCGACGTTCCCCGCACAGTCGTTCTGGATCGTGCGTTGGAGTGGATCGCAGACGATGAACTCGTGGAGGCCACGCCCAAGGAAGTGCGCATCCGCAAGACGATTCTCGATATGACCGAACGCAAGAAGGCTGGAAAGATCAAAAACGAAGCTTAG
- a CDS encoding YchJ family protein — MSLCPCGSHRELEECCRPIIKGSRRAKTAVELMKARYVAYTTGDVDFIISSHDPETRENVSKEATEEWSRSARWLGIEILSTVGGGPDDDDGVVEFVAHFELEGKKINHHEKSYFKKINGNWFFVDGQIVPETYVRSAPKVGRNDPCPCGSGKKYKFCCGKNR; from the coding sequence ATGTCCCTTTGTCCTTGTGGTTCACACCGTGAATTGGAAGAATGCTGCCGACCCATTATCAAAGGCAGCCGCCGCGCCAAAACTGCCGTAGAATTGATGAAGGCCCGCTACGTGGCCTACACGACCGGCGACGTCGATTTTATCATTTCCAGCCATGATCCGGAAACACGGGAGAACGTCAGCAAGGAAGCGACCGAAGAATGGTCCCGTTCGGCGCGCTGGCTCGGCATCGAGATCCTCAGCACGGTCGGCGGCGGTCCGGACGATGACGACGGCGTCGTCGAATTCGTGGCCCATTTCGAACTTGAGGGCAAAAAAATAAACCACCACGAGAAATCGTACTTCAAAAAGATCAACGGGAACTGGTTCTTCGTGGACGGTCAGATCGTCCCCGAAACGTACGTCCGTTCGGCCCCGAAAGTGGGACGGAACGACCCGTGCCCCTGCGGAAGCGGAAAGAAATACAAGTTCTGCTGCGGCAAAAACCGTTAG
- the metK gene encoding methionine adenosyltransferase, protein MAEKILISSESVTEGHPDKLADQISDGVLDAILAQDPMSRVACETLVATGAIIVAGEITTKAYVDIPGIARKAVLDVGYNRAKFGFDGETCAVFTQIDEQSGDIAMGVDRAMEIRESEMDDDQIDRIGAGDQGMMIGYATDETPEFLPMPFALAQRLARRLTAVRKDGTLNCLRPDGKTQVTLEYRDGVAVAADTIVVSSQHSPMVSLEELRDLITRDVIEPVMPKELMKNPRVLVNPTGRFVLGGPMADTGLTGRKIIVDTYGGMVPHGGGAFSGKDPTKVDRSGAYMARYAAKNVVAAGLARRCQIQVAYAIGVARPVSVHVETFGTSKLNEEQLTELVRANFDFRPAAIIRDLELRTPQYRRLAAYGHMGRIDLEPLPCWEKLDRVDALRR, encoded by the coding sequence ATGGCGGAAAAAATCCTTATCTCTTCGGAATCGGTCACCGAAGGGCATCCTGACAAGCTGGCCGATCAGATTTCCGACGGCGTGCTCGACGCAATCCTCGCGCAGGACCCGATGAGCCGTGTGGCCTGCGAAACGCTGGTTGCCACAGGGGCGATCATCGTCGCCGGCGAGATCACCACGAAGGCCTACGTAGACATTCCCGGCATCGCCCGCAAAGCGGTGCTCGACGTAGGCTATAACCGTGCCAAATTCGGTTTTGACGGCGAGACCTGCGCCGTGTTCACGCAGATCGACGAGCAGTCCGGCGACATCGCCATGGGCGTTGACAGAGCCATGGAAATCCGCGAGTCGGAGATGGACGACGACCAGATCGATCGTATCGGCGCCGGCGACCAGGGCATGATGATCGGTTACGCGACCGACGAGACGCCCGAATTCCTCCCCATGCCGTTTGCGCTGGCCCAGCGCCTGGCCCGCCGTCTCACGGCCGTGCGCAAGGACGGTACGCTGAATTGCCTGCGTCCCGACGGCAAGACCCAGGTCACGCTGGAATACCGCGACGGCGTTGCCGTCGCGGCTGACACGATTGTGGTGTCGTCGCAGCACAGTCCCATGGTTTCGCTGGAAGAGCTGCGCGACTTGATCACCCGGGACGTCATCGAACCGGTTATGCCCAAAGAATTGATGAAGAATCCTCGCGTCCTCGTCAATCCCACGGGGCGTTTCGTCCTCGGGGGGCCGATGGCCGACACGGGGCTGACGGGACGCAAGATCATCGTTGATACGTACGGCGGCATGGTGCCTCACGGCGGCGGCGCTTTCTCCGGCAAGGACCCGACGAAAGTGGACCGTTCGGGCGCGTATATGGCCCGCTACGCCGCCAAGAACGTCGTCGCGGCCGGCCTGGCCAGGCGTTGTCAGATCCAGGTGGCTTACGCCATCGGCGTGGCTCGTCCCGTTTCGGTGCACGTGGAGACTTTCGGGACTTCTAAACTCAACGAGGAACAGCTGACCGAGCTGGTGCGCGCCAACTTCGATTTCCGTCCCGCGGCGATCATCCGCGATCTGGAGCTGCGCACGCCGCAATATCGCCGTCTGGCCGCCTACGGGCACATGGGGCGTATCGACCTCGAGCCTCTTCCCTGCTGGGAGAAACTTGATCGCGTCGACGCTTTGCGGCGCTGA
- a CDS encoding 4Fe-4S binding protein has protein sequence MAAKVNVDVCVGCGACEGACPVEAITLEDGKSKVDEGKCVECGSCVSACPVEAISL, from the coding sequence ATGGCTGCGAAGGTTAATGTCGACGTCTGCGTCGGCTGCGGCGCGTGCGAAGGCGCTTGCCCCGTTGAGGCAATCACTCTTGAGGACGGCAAGTCTAAAGTCGATGAAGGCAAGTGCGTTGAGTGCGGTTCCTGCGTCAGCGCTTGCCCCGTTGAAGCAATCTCCCTGTAA
- a CDS encoding DUF1846 domain-containing protein: MASQIGFDNEKYLKEQTAAIAERVRQNGQKLYLEFGGKLIFDYHAARCLPGFDPNVKMRLLESFRDEAEVIICLYSGDVERKKIRADFGTTYDSEVLRLIDEFTQRGLHVAGVVITRFEGQPTVQNFRRRLENRGIAVYTHYATKGYPTDVDTIVSEDGYGRNDYIPTTKPIVVVTAPGPGSGKLATCLSQIYHDYKRGIHSGYSKYESFPVWNLPLKHPLNLAYEAATADLGDVNLIDHFHLEAYDRKTVNYNRDLEAFPILQRILCRITGGDAGYKSPTDMGVNRIAWGIVDDGAVREASCQEIIRRYFRTSCEVALGQADKNCLQRISLIMKELDLLPEYRRVVIPAREAVKEGQARGKGDGGIFTGAAIELADGAIVTGKNSPLLHSSSSAVLNAAKILAHIPDDIDLLPHNILQSLSYFKKEIFGENKLALDLEETLLALSISATSNPAAAAAVEQLRHLRNRECHLSHIPTPGDESGFRKLGMNLTSDPSFSSKSLFDE; encoded by the coding sequence ATGGCTTCTCAAATCGGCTTCGACAACGAAAAATACCTGAAGGAGCAAACCGCGGCCATCGCGGAACGGGTCAGGCAAAACGGGCAAAAACTCTACCTTGAATTCGGCGGCAAGCTTATTTTCGACTATCACGCGGCGCGCTGCCTTCCCGGCTTCGATCCCAACGTGAAGATGCGCCTGCTGGAGAGTTTTCGCGACGAGGCGGAAGTCATCATCTGCCTCTATTCGGGAGACGTCGAGCGCAAAAAAATCCGCGCCGACTTCGGCACCACGTACGATTCCGAAGTCCTCCGCCTGATCGACGAATTCACGCAGCGCGGCCTGCACGTGGCCGGCGTGGTGATCACCCGTTTCGAAGGCCAGCCGACCGTCCAGAACTTCCGCCGGCGTCTGGAGAACCGCGGCATCGCCGTTTATACGCACTATGCCACCAAAGGCTATCCCACCGACGTGGACACCATCGTCAGCGAAGACGGGTACGGACGCAACGACTACATCCCCACCACCAAACCGATCGTCGTCGTCACCGCGCCGGGCCCCGGCAGCGGCAAACTGGCGACGTGCCTTTCACAGATCTATCACGATTACAAACGGGGCATCCATTCGGGCTATTCGAAATACGAGAGCTTCCCCGTCTGGAACCTGCCGCTCAAGCATCCGCTGAATCTGGCCTACGAGGCGGCGACCGCCGACCTCGGCGACGTCAATCTGATCGACCATTTTCATCTCGAAGCCTACGACCGAAAGACCGTGAACTACAATCGCGATCTGGAAGCCTTCCCCATCCTCCAGCGGATCCTCTGCCGTATCACCGGCGGCGACGCGGGCTACAAATCCCCCACGGATATGGGCGTCAACCGGATCGCCTGGGGGATCGTCGACGACGGCGCCGTGCGCGAAGCCTCCTGTCAGGAGATCATTCGCCGCTATTTCCGCACTTCCTGCGAGGTCGCGCTCGGTCAGGCGGACAAAAATTGCCTGCAGCGCATCAGCCTGATCATGAAAGAGCTGGATCTTCTCCCCGAATACCGCCGCGTGGTGATCCCGGCGCGGGAGGCCGTCAAGGAAGGCCAGGCACGCGGCAAAGGCGACGGCGGCATCTTCACCGGAGCGGCCATCGAACTGGCCGACGGCGCGATCGTGACGGGAAAGAATTCTCCGCTGCTCCATTCCTCTTCCAGCGCCGTGCTGAACGCAGCCAAGATCCTCGCTCACATTCCCGACGATATCGACTTGCTGCCGCACAACATCCTCCAGTCCCTTTCGTACTTCAAGAAAGAGATTTTCGGCGAGAACAAGCTGGCCCTCGATCTCGAGGAAACCTTGCTCGCCCTCAGCATCAGCGCCACTTCCAACCCCGCCGCCGCCGCCGCGGTGGAACAGCTGCGCCATCTGAGGAACCGGGAATGTCACCTTTCGCACATCCCGACGCCGGGCGACGAGAGCGGTTTCCGCAAACTGGGCATGAATCTCACGAGTGATCCGTCTTTCTCGAGCAAAAGTCTTTTCGACGAGTAA
- a CDS encoding (deoxy)nucleoside triphosphate pyrophosphohydrolase, whose amino-acid sequence MIDVAAAIICGDKGKILICQRQGGGNCADRWEFPGGKREPGESMEECLIRECREELGVCLKLEGLYADLSYAYPDGTIHFNFFKARIQSGTATLNVHREMRWVAPARLLDFDFCPADEGIVRRLAAGR is encoded by the coding sequence ATGATCGACGTGGCGGCTGCCATCATCTGCGGCGATAAAGGGAAAATTTTGATCTGCCAGCGGCAAGGCGGCGGGAACTGCGCCGATCGCTGGGAGTTTCCCGGCGGCAAGCGCGAGCCCGGAGAATCCATGGAAGAATGTCTGATCCGCGAATGCCGCGAAGAGCTGGGCGTCTGCCTCAAGCTGGAGGGGCTTTATGCCGATCTGAGCTATGCTTATCCGGATGGGACGATCCATTTCAATTTTTTCAAGGCCCGGATTCAGAGCGGAACGGCGACGCTGAACGTGCATCGGGAGATGCGATGGGTCGCGCCGGCGCGTCTGTTGGATTTCGACTTCTGTCCGGCCGACGAAGGGATCGTTCGTCGGCTGGCGGCGGGACGATAG
- a CDS encoding NAD(P)H-dependent glycerol-3-phosphate dehydrogenase, which produces MNATVTVWGAGTWGTALAQSLARSGHEVCLWCFVEEQARAINANGYNPSYLQDFQLSPLIHAAHALQEAAEFSDYWLFVTPTQFLRATLEKIVPFYTPKVEIANAAKGVEIRSLKLISQLLEEFFPGAAYTALSGPSHAEEVIRNLPMALVSASLNRESARLWQKLLNRETFRVYTNPDVTGVEVGGAVKNVVAIASGLLHSLEMGDNATAAMVTRGLSEITRLGVALGGRPQTFSGLAGIGDLMVTAYSRHSRNFRLGEMIGRGMTLNEAAAALGQVAEGAYTVKAVKELAEKFSVEMPISSAVHEVLYGHLDLEDALRNLLTRDPKPE; this is translated from the coding sequence ATGAACGCCACAGTCACGGTTTGGGGGGCTGGCACGTGGGGGACCGCGTTAGCGCAAAGCCTCGCCCGCAGCGGTCATGAAGTGTGCCTCTGGTGTTTCGTTGAAGAGCAGGCACGCGCCATCAACGCAAACGGCTACAATCCTTCTTATCTCCAGGATTTCCAGCTTTCTCCGCTGATCCATGCCGCACACGCGCTGCAGGAAGCGGCAGAGTTCTCTGATTACTGGCTTTTCGTCACCCCCACGCAGTTCCTGCGCGCGACGCTGGAAAAGATCGTTCCTTTTTATACGCCGAAAGTCGAAATCGCCAACGCGGCCAAAGGCGTTGAGATACGTTCGTTAAAGCTTATAAGCCAGCTGCTGGAAGAATTTTTCCCGGGAGCGGCCTACACGGCCCTTTCGGGACCAAGCCACGCGGAAGAAGTGATCCGCAACTTGCCGATGGCGCTCGTTTCCGCTTCGCTGAATCGGGAATCGGCGAGGCTCTGGCAAAAACTCCTCAACAGAGAGACGTTCCGCGTTTATACGAACCCGGACGTGACCGGCGTGGAAGTCGGCGGCGCCGTTAAAAACGTCGTCGCCATCGCCTCGGGGCTCCTTCACAGCTTGGAGATGGGCGACAACGCCACGGCGGCGATGGTCACGCGCGGCCTTTCGGAGATTACCCGTTTGGGAGTCGCGCTGGGCGGCCGTCCCCAGACTTTTTCCGGCCTCGCCGGCATAGGCGATTTGATGGTCACGGCTTACAGCCGTCATTCGCGCAACTTCCGTCTGGGCGAGATGATCGGCCGCGGAATGACGCTGAACGAGGCCGCGGCCGCGCTTGGACAGGTGGCCGAAGGCGCTTATACCGTGAAGGCCGTCAAGGAACTCGCGGAAAAGTTCTCCGTCGAAATGCCGATCTCTTCCGCAGTCCATGAAGTACTTTACGGGCACCTCGATCTTGAAGACGCCTTGCGGAATTTGCTGACTCGCGATCCCAAACCGGAATAG